A window of the Lactuca sativa cultivar Salinas chromosome 5, Lsat_Salinas_v11, whole genome shotgun sequence genome harbors these coding sequences:
- the LOC111882935 gene encoding ABC transporter G family member 1 isoform X1: MGSQVHINGISPEPDVETVECESGVVEERRSLAYLTWEELGVVVSSSEWNAGKDGCKSILSGVSGYAKPGEIVAIMGPSGCGKSTLLDSLAGRLASNTRHNGRVLINGQKQRLTYGTLAYMTQEQVLMWTLTVKEAVYYSAELQLPKMMPRSEKRERADRTIREMGLQDCVNTRIGGWGFKALSGGQKRRVSICLELLTHPKLLLLDEPTSGLDSATSYHVMNQIVKLTRQYQMTVLAAIHQPSSQLFGLFNNLCLLSMGKTIYFGPTLAANQFFAVNGFPCPDLQSPPDHYLMTINMDFDKDTARGEVPAEHIINALAESYKSSEMYTEVKSEISTICREKGDLILRERSLQAKFITQCSVLSQRSFINMYRDPGYYWLRLGIYIGFGFSLGTIFFHIGLGFGSIHDRVSMIMFVSSFLTILAIGGFPSFVEEVKVFQWERLDGHYTVGSFVISNTISSTPYLLLISIIPGAIAYSLMGLQTEPKLFIYFVLVIFASMLLAECLMMIVATIVPNFLMGIICGAGIQGLMILASGIFRLPNDLPHVIWRYPMYYISFHRYVLQGLYKNEFEGLKFPEYSGGPPTVDGEMILKSVLQIEMQYSKWVDLGILFGMLVAYRIILFCIIKITERVKPIIKDFMPCYSYSN, translated from the exons ATGGGTAGTCAGGTACATATCAACGGAATTAGTCCAGAACCAGACGTCGAAACTGTTGAGTGTGAGTCGGGTGTTGTGGAGGAAAGGAGGAGTTTAGCGTACTTGACATGGGAAGAGCTTGGAGTAGTTGTTTCAAGCTCAGAGTGGAATGCAGGGAAAGATGGATGTAAATCTATACTTTCTGGTGTCTCTGGTTATGCTAAACCTGGAGAGATTGTTGCCATTATGGGTCCTTCTGGTTGTGGGAAGTCCACTCTCCTTGATTCATTGGCTG ggAGGTTGGCTTCCAATACAAGGCACAATGGACGAGTTCTAATTAACGGACAAAAACAGAGGCTTACCTATGGCACTTTG GCATATATGACTCAAGAACAAGTTTTAATGTGGACGTTAACCGTGAAAGAAGCCGTGTACTACTCAGCTGAACTCCAACTGCCCAAAATGATGCCAAGATCCGAGAAGAGGGAGAGAGCAGATAGAACAATAAGGGAGATGGGGCTCCAAGATTGTGTGAACACTAGAATAGGAGGCTGGGGTTTTAAAGCACTAAGTGGTGGCCAAAAGAGGCGTGTAAGCATCTGCTTAGAGCTCCTGACACACCCCAAACTTCTGTTGCTTGATGAGCCTACGAGTGGTCTTGATAGCGCAACTTCATACCATGTCATGAACCAGATTGTGAAGCTCACTCGGCAATACCAGATGACAGTTTTAGCAGCAATCCATCAACCTAGTAGTCAACTTTTTGGACTCTTTAACAATCTTTGTCTTCTCTCTATGGGGAAAACAATATACTTTGGTCCTACTTTGGCTGCAAATCAG TTTTTTGCAGTAAATGGTTTTCCTTGCCCAGATCTCCAGAGTCCTCCAGATCATTACCTTATGACAATCAACATGGATTTTGATAAG GACACTGCTCGTGGAGAGGTTCCTGCTGAGCACATAATCAATGCACTTGCTGAATCTTACAAGTCATCCGAGATGTATACGGAAGTGAAAAGTGAAATATCCACTATATGTAGAGAG AAAGGAGACCTAATTCTGAGAGAACGAAgcctacaagccaaattcattaCACAGTGCTCGGTGTTATCGCAAAGATCGTTTATAAACATGTACCGTGATCCAGGATACTATTGGTTGCGCCTTGGCATATATATTGGGTTTGGTTTTTCACTAGGAACAATCTTTTTCCACATTGGTTTGGGATTTGGCTCTATTCAT GATAGGGTTTCAATGATCATGTTTGTTTCATCATTCTTGACCATTTTAGCTATTGGCGGGTTCCCCTCCTTTGTGGAGGAAGTAAAA GTCTTTCAATGGGAAAGATTAGATGGGCATTACACGGTTGGATCATTCGTTATCAGCAACACCATCTCTTCAACACCATACCTTCTTCTCATCTCCATAATCCCCGGAGCAATAGCTTACTCACTCATGGGACTTCAAACTGAACCAAAATTATTTATCTATTTTGTGTTAGTAATATTTGCGTCAATGTTGTTGGCTGAGTGTCTTATGATGATTGTAGCTACCATTGTTCCAAATTTTCTCATGGGGATCATATGTGGTGCTGGAATCCAAGGATTGATGATACTAGCGTCAGGGATCTTTCGATTGCCAAATGATTTACCCCATGTTATATGGAGATACCCTATGTACTATATTTCGTTCCATAGGTATGTATTACAAGGATTGTATAAAAATGAGTTTGAAGGGCTAAAGTTCCCTGAGTACTCAGGAGGTCCTCCTACAGTTGATGGTGAGATGATATTGAAGAGTGTATTGCAAATCGAGATGCAATACTCTAAGTGGGTTGACCTGGGAATCTTGTTTGGTATGCTTGTTGCATACAGGATAATCCTCTTCTGTATTATTAAGATAACAGAGAGAGTGAAACCTATTATTAAAGATTTCATGCCGTGTTATAGTTATAGCAACTAG
- the LOC111882935 gene encoding ABC transporter G family member 1 isoform X2 yields MTQEQVLMWTLTVKEAVYYSAELQLPKMMPRSEKRERADRTIREMGLQDCVNTRIGGWGFKALSGGQKRRVSICLELLTHPKLLLLDEPTSGLDSATSYHVMNQIVKLTRQYQMTVLAAIHQPSSQLFGLFNNLCLLSMGKTIYFGPTLAANQFFAVNGFPCPDLQSPPDHYLMTINMDFDKDTARGEVPAEHIINALAESYKSSEMYTEVKSEISTICREKGDLILRERSLQAKFITQCSVLSQRSFINMYRDPGYYWLRLGIYIGFGFSLGTIFFHIGLGFGSIHDRVSMIMFVSSFLTILAIGGFPSFVEEVKVFQWERLDGHYTVGSFVISNTISSTPYLLLISIIPGAIAYSLMGLQTEPKLFIYFVLVIFASMLLAECLMMIVATIVPNFLMGIICGAGIQGLMILASGIFRLPNDLPHVIWRYPMYYISFHRYVLQGLYKNEFEGLKFPEYSGGPPTVDGEMILKSVLQIEMQYSKWVDLGILFGMLVAYRIILFCIIKITERVKPIIKDFMPCYSYSN; encoded by the exons ATGACTCAAGAACAAGTTTTAATGTGGACGTTAACCGTGAAAGAAGCCGTGTACTACTCAGCTGAACTCCAACTGCCCAAAATGATGCCAAGATCCGAGAAGAGGGAGAGAGCAGATAGAACAATAAGGGAGATGGGGCTCCAAGATTGTGTGAACACTAGAATAGGAGGCTGGGGTTTTAAAGCACTAAGTGGTGGCCAAAAGAGGCGTGTAAGCATCTGCTTAGAGCTCCTGACACACCCCAAACTTCTGTTGCTTGATGAGCCTACGAGTGGTCTTGATAGCGCAACTTCATACCATGTCATGAACCAGATTGTGAAGCTCACTCGGCAATACCAGATGACAGTTTTAGCAGCAATCCATCAACCTAGTAGTCAACTTTTTGGACTCTTTAACAATCTTTGTCTTCTCTCTATGGGGAAAACAATATACTTTGGTCCTACTTTGGCTGCAAATCAG TTTTTTGCAGTAAATGGTTTTCCTTGCCCAGATCTCCAGAGTCCTCCAGATCATTACCTTATGACAATCAACATGGATTTTGATAAG GACACTGCTCGTGGAGAGGTTCCTGCTGAGCACATAATCAATGCACTTGCTGAATCTTACAAGTCATCCGAGATGTATACGGAAGTGAAAAGTGAAATATCCACTATATGTAGAGAG AAAGGAGACCTAATTCTGAGAGAACGAAgcctacaagccaaattcattaCACAGTGCTCGGTGTTATCGCAAAGATCGTTTATAAACATGTACCGTGATCCAGGATACTATTGGTTGCGCCTTGGCATATATATTGGGTTTGGTTTTTCACTAGGAACAATCTTTTTCCACATTGGTTTGGGATTTGGCTCTATTCAT GATAGGGTTTCAATGATCATGTTTGTTTCATCATTCTTGACCATTTTAGCTATTGGCGGGTTCCCCTCCTTTGTGGAGGAAGTAAAA GTCTTTCAATGGGAAAGATTAGATGGGCATTACACGGTTGGATCATTCGTTATCAGCAACACCATCTCTTCAACACCATACCTTCTTCTCATCTCCATAATCCCCGGAGCAATAGCTTACTCACTCATGGGACTTCAAACTGAACCAAAATTATTTATCTATTTTGTGTTAGTAATATTTGCGTCAATGTTGTTGGCTGAGTGTCTTATGATGATTGTAGCTACCATTGTTCCAAATTTTCTCATGGGGATCATATGTGGTGCTGGAATCCAAGGATTGATGATACTAGCGTCAGGGATCTTTCGATTGCCAAATGATTTACCCCATGTTATATGGAGATACCCTATGTACTATATTTCGTTCCATAGGTATGTATTACAAGGATTGTATAAAAATGAGTTTGAAGGGCTAAAGTTCCCTGAGTACTCAGGAGGTCCTCCTACAGTTGATGGTGAGATGATATTGAAGAGTGTATTGCAAATCGAGATGCAATACTCTAAGTGGGTTGACCTGGGAATCTTGTTTGGTATGCTTGTTGCATACAGGATAATCCTCTTCTGTATTATTAAGATAACAGAGAGAGTGAAACCTATTATTAAAGATTTCATGCCGTGTTATAGTTATAGCAACTAG